A part of Aegilops tauschii subsp. strangulata cultivar AL8/78 chromosome 2, Aet v6.0, whole genome shotgun sequence genomic DNA contains:
- the LOC120974962 gene encoding uncharacterized protein has translation MALGSRLELLVILSRCGSLVLAGTAAAILWEANQPFPVNQLMCGTMSLGGILWGLALLMFQFAWLYLEDFEPGNVAPLVLIAVDWAVACLTAGSACAALAANQYAIQHQYKDCGPAILVCMRYRTAAAMVCAAGALAAVSALGMLRIHGSRFAPAQAP, from the exons ATGGCTCTAGGCAGCAGGCTGGAGCTCCTCGTCATCCTCTCAAGATGCGGCAGCTTGGTACtcgccggcacggcggcggccATCCTCTGGGAGGCCAACCAACCGTTCCCGGTCAACCA ATTGATGTGCGGGACTATGTCCCTCGGAGGCATTCTGTGGGGTTTGGCGCTGCTGATGTTCCAGTTCGCCTGGCTGTATTTGGAGGACTTTGAGCCCGGAAATGTGGCGCCCCTGGTACTGATCGCCGTCGACTGGGCTGTTGCGTGTCTCACCGCCGGCTCGGCgtgcgccgccctcgccgccaaCCAATACGCCATCCAGCACCAGTATAAGGACTGTGGCCCGGCGATCCTCGTCTGCATGCGGTACCGTACTGCGGCCGCGATGGTGTGTGCTGCCGGGGCTCTCGCCGCGGTGTCCGCCCTCGGCATGCTCCGGATCCACGGGTCCCGCTTTGCCCCGGCTCAGGCGCCATAG
- the LOC120974961 gene encoding uncharacterized protein — protein sequence MAAGRMLELLVFFSTAGSLLLDLAAVLVCILAGPYYPTFRLPNQLMWWTSFCGAVPWGAVLLMLQVNCWCHGWEATNVDLLVLSAVEWVVACSTFGSACAALAVDHFAVQNNYCGPTAAVCSVYLVAAAISCAAGALAAASALGMLWILASRFRPLHAA from the exons ATGGCGGCAGGCAGGATGCTGGAGCTCCTCGTCTTCTTCTCCACGGCCGGCAGCTTGCTTCTCGACTTGGCGGCGGTGCTCGTCTGTATCCTGGCTGGTCCATACTACCCGACGTTTAGGCTGCCCAACCA GTTGATGTGGTGGACTTCCTTCTGCGGTGCCGTCCCGTGGGGTGCCGTGCTGCTGATGTTACAGGTCAACTGCTGGTGTCACGGCTGGGAGGCCACCAACGTCGACCTCCTGGTCCTGAGCGCCGTGGAGTGGGTCGTCGCGTGTTCCACCTTCGGCTCAGCGTGTGCCGCCCTCGCCGTCGACCATTTCGCCGTCCAGAACAACTATTGCGGCCCGACCGCCGCCGTGTGCTCAGTGTACCTTGTCGCCGCCGCGATCTCATGCGCCGCCGGGGCTCTCGCCGCCGCGTCGGCCTTGGGGATGCTCTGGATCCTCGCCTCCCGGTTCCGCCCACTTCACGCGGCCTAG